The Lolium perenne isolate Kyuss_39 chromosome 6, Kyuss_2.0, whole genome shotgun sequence genome segment ATAATCAGATTGTAGACCATGAACTAACTTCGCGACCAAGTATTATATTGGGCGGGACAAGTCATCACCATGCTCTCACCACAGAAATCAATTTAACAAATTATAAAACCTCAACCGATGATAAGTCCTGAGAACCTAATGCACCAGATTAGGCAAACTACTAAACAGCTGATGTACGTGTGCATTGTTTATTGACCTCACGATGAACAAAATTCTTTATATAGATGCAATTTGCCTGCTTCTCGATGCATCTTATCATCATTCTTTAATTGTATTGTACTACAAGCAACTGACCAATCACTTCCAGTAGACATCCTGAAACCGTTGCGGCGTTTAAGTTCGTTTGTGAATACAATATACATATATAGCTCTTCCGTCGCCATGGGCAGTTGACCATTTGATGGGCCTTGCCAAGGTTATTCTTCTATTTTCTTAGACTGAGTATTTTCTTTTCTGTCTTTCATGAAGCTGGGTCCTTTGCTAACCAAGCAATTCTGGCCACAGCTTTTGATATGCAACTTGGCCTTTTTGTGACACAGATGATTTGTTAGGTCATAGGCATTGAGAAAATAGCAGTTCAGTACATTCAAGAATATGGATAGTTCACACAACTTGGTAGACATaacaaaacaaatattaacaagTGTGGTACGGGAAGAATATAAATATACATATATGGCAGTAGGGCCTTGTAGCTCGTGATTATATCTTCAGACTTCATTTCACAATGTACATCTCTATATATATTTTTAAAAGCTATATATCTGGGAATCATTACTCTCTCTTTTAAAATTTGCTTGAAGGTACGTTTTCAATAAGGTGGGGGCTTTTCGGCATAAACAACATCAATTATCGCAGTCCATACAAACCGATGAAATTATTTGTACCAATGTACAAACACGAGTTATGTTGACATACTTTTTGAGCTAAACCACCTCAGACCTTCCATCTAATTTGTAATTATATGTTTAATGGAAATACCTTCCTTAATGACCCATACAATCTTACTTCTTAGTTAAATTGCTCCTCAATTACTCTCGAATTTCATTTTATGTATTGTTATTTATAGTGCTTACATAATTTGTTTCGATGCGATTTTTTGCTTCGTAATTAGGAGTTAGTGTCATTCCTCTCAAGATACACATGTTATCTAGTTTTTCTATAAAAAAAatactctctctgttttattttaattgtccctaatatagatgtatctagacacatcttAGTCTAGATTCAACCATATTAACAAcacgtaatatgaatcggagagaGTGTATATTTTTCAATATGATAAGTCATATATGTGGGCTTAAACTTTTCTTGCACTTACAACATACCTTTGATATATGCATATTAGCCTACCATAAAAAAAATATCCTAGAGTTAAATGTTTTTATACTTTTCCCTACATCGACAATATTCAAGACAACAAAATATGTAaaaaaaatgtttaaaaatacTTCTAAATAAATAATGAACAAATTATTTGTTCATGTTATAGTTATAGATTAGCTCAACATGCTTTTGTCTACTAGTATAACTAGGGAATTACTACAAAAACCTAATTATTAAAATGGTCATAATTCTTCGTTCATCATTGTATCATTATGTCATTTTAGTTCGACATGTTGGATCTAGAATCGAAGTGCTGGAAGAAAATACACATCCACACAACCAAATTTTATGCCTGATCATCCATTCCATTCCCAATTGCCAAAACTTTGTATTTGTACTTAATTGACTTATGTACTATGTATTTCCCTAGCAAACTAGACTGTTTTATTGATATTCAAGATCGAGAGATATTGTGTTCATTAGAAGGGCTTGAACTTTTTTCAACACGACATGCTTTGTTTTTTTTCCGCATATTGAGCAAACTCACGAGCGACGCACGAACCATAGGCACAAGAATATGAGTATACCAGATATTGTTATTATTATTACTACCACAATTACCATTAATATTCTCACTTGGAAATTAAACATTAAAGAAGCTAATTCGGTAAAGAAGATGAAGTTTTGAGATTTTGGTACTGGATTGCTGGCTTGGCAAAGAAAGCCCTGAACTGTTTTAGCAATGAACTCCAACTTGCACTAGGGTTGCTCTTCCTTGTGAGTTGTGACCTTGTGAATACGTGTTACTTTAAAAATGCCAAACCAAAAGCGCCATCTAAAAGTATGAGTACCAACTACCCAATTTTGGAGAGAGGCCGGCGAAAACAAAAAAAGAGTGATAACATGATGACATTGCAAGATAACGATCGTTGGAATATAcatacaaaaacgaaaataaaaacaccaACTTGCACCCTCTTTCGATGTCATCACCCATCAGATTGCAATAACATTaaattcttctctttttttttggtaGAAAAAAGGGGAAAAAAAGAAGAAGGAAGCATCCTCCTCACAATGCATGCATTCCATCGAACGCAACCGGCCATGGAGGAACGATCGATCACTGATGACCATTAGCTTTGCTCaccggacggcggcggcggggaggaaGGGGAGCTAACGGTCGCTATGGCGGAGAGCTTCTGGAGGTTGAGCTTGACGACGGTGTCGGTGAACATGCGGGTGTCCTCCTCGGTGTTGCCGTCGGGCACGTCGACGACGTAGGACTCGACGACGACGCAGTATGCAGGGACCTCGGGGCTGTCCGGCGGCGCGAACTCGGTGACGGAGGTGACGGAGCGGTAGTTGCGGAGGCGGTGCTCCCCGCCGACGACGCGGAAGCTGAGGATGTGGCGGTCGTCGTCGAGGATCTCGAGGCGCTCGGTGCTGGTGGAGGCCGGGAGGCCGGAGACGACGGTGACCTCGCGGACGCTGCCGACCGTGGCGCCGTCGCCGGCGGCGAGGTCGCAGGACTTGATGAAGTGCTTGTAGCGCTGCGGGTTGGCGAAGCTGCGCACGATGGCCCACACGGCGGCGAGCGGCGCCTGCACGCGCTGCGTCACCAGCGACGTGCACGTCCCGCCGGCGCGCCCGGGGAACGTGTGGTGCTCCTCCACCACGCCCTCCAGCTCCCGACGCTCCGGCTCCGTCAACCCCTCACGCAGCGCGCTCTCCATGTGAGGCTCCATGATGCGTTCCTCCGCTCTCCCCTTTCGCTGGCAAGTGTGCAATTAAGTAAGAACGCGCATAAGCTAGTGTTCAGTTTGGGGTTAATGTATTTGGAAATTGGAGGGGTCTCGCCTTTTATGGTTGGCCACTCAGTTGTTGGCGACTTGAtgggtttttgttttattttttgaatttgctatttattgtctgcaaatGCAAGTTAGGAATTGATAAAACTAGTTAGCCAAAACAAGTTGCAGAAAAGAACAGGGAGAAACTAACTACTAAAAAACATCACACGTACACAACTTTGTCTTGTCGTTCTACGGATTTTGTTGATCTCTTCATCTACATACTCTCTCCATTCATAATTACTTCCTGTTATGGGTTTTGTCAAAGTCAAACTTGTAAGTTTAGACTATTTTTTACGAAAAATATCAACAACTATAATACAATATCTAATGTATTTCAATCGTTAAAAAGTATATtccatattatatgtattttctaTAAATATTGATACTTTTTATATACTTTTCTTCAAATTTTGCAAAGTTTAACTTTGATTAAATCTAATATGCGAAGTAAATAAAAACGGAGGGAGTAGGAGATTAGGGGGTGTATGATGTGGATATCATGGGCATTAATCACCCAAATTTAAATGGTTATATGAATTATTTTCCACAATGTAAATGTGATTAGAAATCATGCTTTATCGTAGAGTTCGCATCCATGAGGGGGTTTTCAAAACAAGATATTATATTATTATGTTTTGACACAAACAAATTAGCCACCACGAATTAAATTTATGAGATGATGGATTTTCAAAACAGGATCTTATTTTATTATCTTTTGAGGGAAACAAATTTGCTGCCAGGACTTACAGTTACGAGATGATGGATATGAGGTACTCGTGGACAGTTAGCACATCAATAGTATATGGTTACCTGGTAATAATTTATTTGTTATTTAGACATCGCAACGTTACGCAAGTCCAAAGAAGTGTTACATCAACAAGTAGAGATGATATATGCAGAGACTGGGTGTAATGCTTAATTTTTTTTGAGCAATGGAGCGCCCTTTATTGAAAAAAGTAGAGATGATAGCAAACCATAGAAGTACAAATCATGCAAAATATGAGTGCAAATTGACACTCTCTGGTCGATCTGGTATCCAAGTTAATATGATCCGAGTgtttatactccctccatttaTGGTTACCCTACGTTTTGGGTTCGCTCATAGTCAAACTTTACAAATTTTGACTAAGTATGTGAAAAAATTATCAACACTGATAATACCAAATGCATATAGTATGAAAATGAACTTTATGATGACTATAACAATGTTGGTTTTATAGTATAGTTTGTTCATAATTTTTATTATATAATTGTTTAAATTTTATAAGTTTAATTAACTTTGACTAAACTCAAAACTGCAAAGCACATAAAACAGATGGAGTATATAACATGGGACCAAAAAAGAGTAATTTAACATATGAAAATAGGATATTTTTTCGAAGATATCAAAATAGTAATTGGACTATACCCCTATTCCCCTTCATATCCTCTATTTTAGGAGCTTGGCTCCCTCCTCCCCTAAGCCTAAATATCACCAACAACCATGAAATTTAACTCCCACCAACAGCCGTCTATCAGAGGCTGCCTGCCATTGACCGCCGCCAAGCTCAACGCCGTCCACTGCCTTAGCCATAGTCCATTGTCCACCTTCATCGCCCATTTATTTCTCTCCTTTTTATCTTTACGATAGTGCTGAACTGATTTCACAAGCTTACGTAGGACTTATTGGTCTAACGAAATCAATCAAATCAGTCAGTACCACAACCGTGATAACCTACACAAGGCCGAGTGAAGGAGCCAAAGCCAGACAGAGATACAATGCACACGGGTGGAAATGTAGAGGAAAGTCTTCGTCGGAATCCTACGATCCGTCATCGTGCATGCATGTGACACCCAGAGGCCGGAGACCTTTTATTGGGCTAATCATGCATTAGCTGTGCATGATGTGAGATCGTTGACCGTGATATTTTGCTATAGTACAACTCCATTGAATGAATCACAACATAGctttttaatttttttgcaaGAAACTGATATTGATTAACTGCAGATCTTACAGACCAGTCCAGAACAAAGAAGAAAATTACAAGAAAGACCTTCTGGACCTCGACGCCAAGGACGACGAACAAGACGCTGTGCCGGCGCGCCGCCGCACCACCTCCCCTCTGGCCTTGGAACAGGAGGCTCCCCTGTACGAGCGGGAAGTCGACACTCCTCAGATCCGGAGATCCTCGGGTCCATcctttttttttctcttggcAAGGACCACTGATTATTAGACGGAGCTTGGACCGTCCCTATCTCCCGCTACAGTGTTAGATAGGCGATTTCTGAATCTCCTCCTCGATCCACCTCGCCGCTGCGCGATTCGGTCGATTCCTCGCCTCcgccggccgctccggcggcgggaggtcgGGGAATCACCGGATCCCAGCGTGTACATAGTGTAGGGTCAAGTTGGTGGCTTGCCGGCGGCGTTGAGGAGGTGACGGCGGCGTTGGCGTGGCCTTTTGTGGAGGCGGGTTCCCTCCCTGTTGGCGGTGCTCTGCTGGGCAGCGCTGCAGGTCTGCCTCCGTCCTGGCGTTCGTGGCTCGGTGGAGCAACGACGCGCCCTTCCCCCGTGCTGGAGGCCgaggagcggcggctccggcgggAGATGTTTCTGGAGTTGACGGTGATGGCGAACCAGATCGAAGCCGATGGTGTTGATGCAGGGTGGAGGCTCCTTCGAGCCGAGGTCCGTGGACTTCCCGTCCGTCAGGGGGCTCCTTCCATTCCAAGGTTGCAGAGGAGGAGCGACGGCGGCGCGCCGGCGGCACGTCTTCTTCGACGCCGGTGGCTTTGGTTTCCTTCAGGACTGTGCTGTAATTTTGCTTTTCTTGTGGGTTGTCTTGTAAGGTTCTTGGTTTAATATCACTGTTTTCTTcccggcaaaaaaaaaaaaaaaggaccaCTGATTATTTTATCTAGACCCAGTTTAATATTGACCAACTGCAAGCATAGCTCAGTCTCGCGGTGCTCCAGAAGGTTGAACAAGTGGTCTCTAAAATATCTATATTTTGTTCATTATAGAATATATGATATTTCACATCTTAAGGAATTGTAGTTATGCAAGTACTCGTCAAGGAGCCAATAAAAATATTTTGAGAACACATTAGAATTCAAAGTCACAAACAGTGACACCATCATGACAAGCAATCTCAAACCAATTGCATCCAACAAAAAAACATCTAAAATGTTTGACTACAACAGACTGGAGGCTATAAATAAAGAAGATACTCCAATATACCAGCTTACGAGGAGTACTCGGCATATAAAATTACTCCATTGTACTATCTCGGTTCCAAAAAAAAGCCATATATTTTTAACCAGAAGTTAACATCTTATAACTCTCGACAATATATTTTCTTATAGAGTATGCATTTAATATTGTATATGCTTGCAATTTATATATAAAGTTTTTCTAACTTGACTTACAAGACACTGCCTTTTAATTAAAATTATATGACTCATTTTTTGGGAGCTGAAACAGTAACAATGAGGTTGTGCGACTATATCAATTTGATgctataaatactccctctgtttcatATTTTTTATCGTAATTGTAGTTCACAAGAATTATGAAACAGAGCGAGTACTAAATCAGTAGTAGCTTCTACTATCTTATTTTGCTAATCTCCTGACGTACGATCTGTACAAATTATGGTTAGGCGTATGCACGGATGCTGTCCGTCCATGGTAAAACGACGGCTTTCGAAATCAGGGGGCACGCGCGAGGCGAGGGTGAAAGGAAAGCAAAGAAGATGTGGATGAGATAGTATGTGTTGCAACAATGCATGTGAATGCTGACGGCGACTATGTGAGCAAAAGCAGATCAGCTCGGCTGACCACTGACCAACTGCTATCCTTATCCCTTTTCTAATGCATTTTGTGCTTTCCTGGTCAAGGCTTTGATAGGCAAATTGGTGCGTGTGATGGTGAAATACGGTGTCGTGCATTTTAGGGTATGTATATTCATTGAGAAGTTGCATCTATTGGGATTCCCGTTTGGTATCACTTTTAGAAAAGGCTAAGGTTTTACAGTTTGCTAAATTAGTGTATGAAATGGGCGAAAGCAGGGAAAGTTTAAGGTAAACAAGAAAAGAAGATTTGATGGCAG includes the following:
- the LOC127307824 gene encoding abscisic acid receptor PYL9 — translated: MEPHMESALREGLTEPERRELEGVVEEHHTFPGRAGGTCTSLVTQRVQAPLAAVWAIVRSFANPQRYKHFIKSCDLAAGDGATVGSVREVTVVSGLPASTSTERLEILDDDRHILSFRVVGGEHRLRNYRSVTSVTEFAPPDSPEVPAYCVVVESYVVDVPDGNTEEDTRMFTDTVVKLNLQKLSAIATVSSPSSPPPPSGEQS